The nucleotide sequence TATTATTATTGAGTTTCAAAAGGAGTCAATAGCATGAAAAAAATACTTCTGATTGATGATGAACAGCTGATGCTTAATCTGCTGGAGCTTTATCTTGCACCTTCAGGCTATTCCTGCGTGAAAACCACTGACGGCAATAAAGCGGCAGATTTAATAGCAAACGAAAATCCTGCGCTGGTGATCTTGGATGTGATGATGCCGGATAAAAGCGGCTTTGACATCTGCCGGGAAATCAGGCTGTTTTCGGATATCCCGATCATTATGGTCACCGCCAGGGATCAGAAGGCTGATATTGTAAAAGGTCTCAGGGCCGGTGCAGATGACTATCTGACGAAACCCTTTGATGAATCCGAATTGCTTGCAAGAATAGAAGCCATTCTAAGAAGAACGCGAAACAACTCCGCTATTGAATTCAGGGGATTAAAGTGGGATGAAAACAAGCAGGAAGCTGTTTATCAGGAAAAACCAATCCCTTTTACCCCAAAGGAGTTCCAGCTTGCCGGCCTTTTCCTGCAAAACCGGAACAGGGTGTTTGACCGCGACCACTTGATTACAGCAGTATGGGGATATGAGGCAGATACAGATGGCAGAACGGTGGATTCACATGTGAGACATATCCGGGACAAACTTAGAAAAACAGGCTTTCCGGTTGAAGAACACCTTCAAACGGTATGGGGAGCAGGCTACAAGTGGACAGACGAAAAGAAATAGGCGATTTTTTCCTTTACATAGGGTAGGGGGGTATGGTAAATTAAAAACAAGGAGGTGCATGACATGGTTGATCACGCAAATGAACCTGAAAGCTGTCATGTTCCAGGATCAGACCGAAAGAGCCATCATTCGGAGACAACTAAAAAGAATTTGGTGACACGGCTGAACAGAATCGAAGGTCAGATTCGGGGAGTAAAAGGGCTGATTGATAAGGATACCTACTGTGATGATGTCCTGACACAAATAGCTGCCGTCCAATCTGCGCTGAACTCCGTCAGCAAAATCCTTCTCGAAGGCCACATGAAAAGCTGTCTGGTCGAACGCATCCAGGATGGGGACCTTGAAGTCATCGATGAAGTGCTCGTAACCGTCAAACGACTAATGAAATAAAACAAAAGGGGAGATTTGTTATGGAAAACGCAACACTGAATGTACAGGGAATGTCCTGCAACCACTGTGTGAAAGCAGTAGAGGGCGGCGTAGGTGAACTGAACGGCGTCACATCAGTAAAAGTCAATCTTAACGAAGGAACGGTAGCTGTTGAGTACAACCCGGAAAAAGTGAACCTTGCTGCCATCAAAGAAGCTATCGATGATCAGGGGTATGAAGTAGAATAGAAAAGCGGAATCGCCTCGGTCAGCTCCGAAGGACAGAAAAGGATCCGCCGGAAAAAGCCGGGTTTGCTTTTTTTGGCGGAGCCGTTCTGGCCGAGGAGCTAGGCGATGGAGCTGGACAACACGAAAAGCGGAATCGCTCGTTTAGCTCCGATCGGCGGATAAGAAATCACACGAAAAGTCCGGGTTTGACTTTTTGGGGGATTTTGTTCCGACTGAGGACCTGGGAGGCGCAGCTGGACAATACGAAATGTAGAATCGCTTTTAACAAAAGAAACCGTGCTAAACCGGCACGTTTTCTTTTCCAAAAATATATACCCCTATGTGGTATATGGAGGGACTCAATATGAGCAATCTCAAAGAAACCAATTTTCAAATTACGGGAATGACGTGTGCAGCCTGTTCAAACAGAATTGAAAAAGGGCTGAATAAGCTTGAGGGAGTTGAGCAGGCAACAGTGAACCTCGCTCTCGAAAAAGCTTCCGTCACGTTTGATCAGGGAAAAACGAACAGCGCAGCCATTCAACAAAAGGTAGAGGATCTGGGATACGGAGTCAGTCTTGAAAAAGCTGAATTTACTATTACCGGAATGACATGTGCCGCTTGTTCGGCAAGAATCGAAAAAGGACTGAACAAGCTCGAAGGCGTGTCAAAAGCAACGGTTAACTTAGCGCTTGAAACAGGTTCAGTTGAATACAGCCCTTCCGTTATTACCCCTCAGGATATGATTAGACGGGTTGAAAAGCTTGGGTATGGCGCGAATGTCAAAGCAGAGAAAGACAATGTAGATACAGTGGACCGCAAGCAAAAAGAGATTGTGAAGCAGCAGAGAAAATTTATATTATCGGCTATCCTTTCAATTCCCCTGCTCTGGTCAATGGTCGGTCATTTCTCCTTTACCTCATGGATGTATGTGCCGGAACTGTTTATGAATCCGTGGTTTCAGCTGATTCTCGCAACTCCGGTACAGTTCATAATTGGAGGCCAGTTTTATATTGGCGCATACAAAGCACTTAAAAATAAGAGTGCCAACATGGACGTTCTTGTAGCACTTGGAACATCGGCTGCCTATTTCTACAGTCTCTATTTAACAATAGAATCCATCGGGCACGCCGGTCATATGCCGGAACTCTATTTTGAAACAAGTGCTGTGCTGATTACCTTAATTCTGCTCGGAAAGCTGTTTGAGGTTAAAGCAAAAGGAAGATCGTCAGAAGCGATTAAAAAACTGATGGGACTTCAGGCAAAAACAGCAAGAGTGATCAGGAACGGTACCGAACTTGAGGTGCCGCTTGAAGAAGTCGCAGCAGGTGATACCGTTTTAATTAAACCGGGAGAAAAAGTGCCTGTCGATGGTGAAATCGTAGAGGGGAATTCAGCATTTGATGAATCCATGCTGACAGGTGAAAGCATTCCTGCCGATAAGTCACCGGGGGATCAAGTCTATGGAGCAACGATTAATAAAAATGGTTTCGTAAAGGTAAAGGCAACGAAAGTCGGCAAGGACTCAGCGCTTGCACAAATCATAAAAGTAGTCGAGCAGGCACAAACGTCTAAAGCGCCGATTCAGCGTCTCGCTGATCAAATATCAGGCATCTTCGTTCCAATCGTAGTCGGAATTGCCGTTCTGACGTTCCTTATCTGGATCTTATGGGTTGATCAGGGGAACTTTGCCGGAGCACTTGAAAAAATGATTGCCGTGCTGGTCATTGCATGTCCATGTGCACTGGGCCTCGCTACCCCAACCTCCATCATGGCAGGTTCCGGGCGAGCTGCAGAAGCGGGTATTCTTTTCAAAGGCGGAGAACACCTGGAGACGGCACACCTTGTCGATACGATTGTTTTAGATAAAACCGGTACTGTGACAAAAGGTGAACCGGAATTAACTGATGTGATTCTGTATGGGGAGCGCGATGAAGAAACGGTTCTGAAGCTGATTGCTGCAGCAGAAAATCAGTCTGAACATCCTCTGGCTCAGGCCATTGTCGCCGGAGCCAGAGAGAAAGGCGTCGAGCTCGCAGAAGCTAGCCAGTTTGAATCTGTACCTGGCTTTGGTATTAAAGCTGAGGCGGGCGGCCATCAAGTGCTGGTCGGAACAATCCGCCTGATGGAGAAATACGGGATCGACGCACAACCAGCTCTTTTTGAAAAGGAACGCCTTGAAGCAGATGGAAAAACGGCTATGCTTGCGGCAATTGACGGGGAACTAGCAGGGTTGATTGCAGTAGCTGATACGATCAAAAAAACATCTAAAGCAGCGGTTGAACGGTTAAAGCAGATGGGACTTAACGTCATCATGATGACGGGTGACAACGAACGGACAGCACAGGCAATCGCTAAAGCTGCGGGCATTGATCATGTTATTGCTGAAGTGCTTCCTGAAGGAAAAGCAGAAGAAGTGATAAACCTTCAGAAGGCAGGGAAAAAAGTGGCGATGGTAGGAGACGGCATTAATGATGCTCCAGCTCTCGCCGCTGCAGACACAGGCATGGCAATTGGCACAGGAACGGACATCGCCATGGAAGCTGCGGATATTACGCTGATGAGAGGCGACTTGAACAGCATTGCAGATGCCATCTACATGAGCAAGCTGACCATCCGCAACATCAAGCAGAACCTCTTCTGGGCTTTTGGATATAATACGCTCGGCATTCCAGTTGCAGCGGCCGGTCTGCTTGCACCGTGGCTTGCAGGAGCAGCCATGGCCTTCAGTTCCGTATCAGTCGTACTGAATGCCTTAAGGCTGCAGCGTGCAAAATTATAAAGAGTGTGAACCAGGTCTGCCGCGGCGGCCTGGTTTTTTTGATACAGTGTTTTTCACCCCAAAATGGACCCGGACTGTTAGACACCTGTTTTGGATCGTTATACCTGGTATTTCGCTTGTTAGCACGGCAGTTTGGACTATTAGACACTGACTTTGGATTGTTAGCGAGACCGGATCCCCCTGAGATGACCTCTTTTTTCAGCGGTAGGCGGAGTTACGCCCGGTAATCCGGCTGCGTAGACAGAGTTGGATGTAAAATGAATGAAGTTGGTTGTAAAAGTACAAAAGTCGGTAGGTAAGACACAGAAGCCGGAAGAAAAAATACGATAGTTGGACGTAATGATCACATCACACTTGCCGCTTCAGCAATCTATATCGAAGTACGCAGGTATGCCTTGAGAAAAAACCTGAAATTTACAGCCAGACTCAGCAAAACATATATGTAAGCGCTTAAATAAGCGATTTACACCTGAAATCAAAGCTTTTTGCCCAAATATGCCTCTTTACTGTCCATTCCAACAGGAGTAAGATACTCTCATAACTCACATTCATATGTTCTTAAATCGCTGAATCCATTAGGAGCGGGGGACCCAAATTTGCTGCAGATTGCAGCTCGGGGTGAATCCTTTACAGGTAGGGCTACTCTCATTGCCCGAATCCGACAGCTAACTTCGCAAGCGTTCTTGAGAGAGGATAAATGAAACATATTGCTGTCTAAAAAAACAGGCGCAGTGGTTCATGGGACCTCTGTGTCTTTTTTGTGTGCAAAAATAATGGATTGAAAGAAGGAAAAATCAGGTGGGAAAGCAGTTTGCGGTTTTTGGGCTCGGACGTTTCGGAGGAAGCCTTGTAAAGGAATTTCATGAAATGGGAATTGAAGTGCTGGCAGTTGATAAAGATGATGAAAAGGTGCAGTACTATTCTCAATATGCCACGCTGGCTGTGCAGGCAAATGCGATTGATGAAACAACATTGAAGCAGCTTGGGGTCCGGAATGTGGATCATGCCTTTGTTTCTTTCGGCGATGATATTGAGGGGAGCATCCTGACCTCACTGATTTTAAAAGAGATGAAGATTCCCCAGGTCTGGGCAAAGGCACAAAATGACTATCATCACAAAGTTTTAGACAAAATAGGAGTAGACAAAGTCATCCATCCCGAGCGTGATATGGCAAAACGCATCGCGCACTATATCTTCTCAGAGAAAATGGTTGATTACATTGAACTATCAAAAGATTATAGTATGGCTGAGCTAGTCGCTACATCCAAAATCCACAGAAAAACACTGATTGATCTTGATATTAGATCGAGATACGGCTGCAACATTGTAGGAATTCAGCGGGAGGAAGAAATCATTGTTTCCCCGCCGGCGGAAGAATCCATTAAAACCGGTGATATTCTGCTGGTAATTGGACGTAATAAGGACATATCAAGATTTGAGGAGGAGGGGATGTAGGTGATCAGTTCTCAGAAACTGCAAAAAATGATTCGTTTTAATCCGTCCCAGCTTCTAGTGATTGTTTTTGCAGCGGGAATTTCCCTTGGATCTGCTTTGCTCATGCTTCCAATATCCACACATGAGCCAATCAGATGGATCGACGCTTTTTTTGTTGCAACTTCGGCTATGACAGTAACGGGGCTTTCGCCTGTTGATCCAGGTTCGACATTCACATATACGGGCCAGTTTATTATCGCCATGCTCATACAGCTTGGCGGGCTCGGTATTATGTCTTTTGGTGTTCTTATTTACATGGTTTTAGGACGTAAAATCGGCATTAAAGAACGTTTAATGATGCAAACGGCTCTGAACCAGACCTCTATAGGCGGTGTCATTAATTTAGTAAAGTACTTATTTTTATTCTCTTTAATCATCGAGTTTATTGCAATGATTTTCCTTTCATTCAGGTGGGTTCCTGAGTTTGGATGGGAAAAAGGTTTGTTTTACAGTTTCTTTCATTCCATTTCAGCTTTTAATAACGCAGGATTTGCCTTATGGCCGGATAATCTGATGAGATATGTGGGAGACCCGCTGATCAATTTTGTGCTTTCATCTCTCTTTATTATCGGAGGGATCGGATTTACCGTGCTCATCGATATATGGCGGAAAAGAAGCTTTAAAAAGTTTTCGCTTCATACGAAGCTGATGCTGGTTGGAACCCTCATTATTAATACAGCAGCTATGTTCATTATCTTCTTTATTGAGTATTCAAACCCTGAAACTCTCGGAAATCTGTCGTCAGGAAGCAAGCTCCTTGCCTCGTATTTTCAGGCTGTATCTCCAAGAACCGCCGGTTTTAATACCCTTGATATGGCAAGTCTTGAAGATTCGACTTTATTCCTTATGATCATTCTCATGTTCGTGGGAGCAGGAAGTGCGTCAACCGGAGGCGGAATTAAGCTTACAACCGCAATTATTATTCTCTTTGCCACCTTTTCTTTTTTAAGGGGGAGAGAAACACTCAATATTGCCAAACGTTCGCTTCATCCAAAATACATTGTAAAAGCCCTTGCTATTACAGTCGCAAGTCTTCTATTTGTCATTACAGCTGTCTTTATCCTGACGGTATCAGAAGACCTTACATTTATGGAAATCGTTTTTGAAGTGGTATCTGCCTTTGGTACTGTCGGTCTGTCCATGTCCGTTACGCCAAAGCTGACTGACCTTGGAAAGCAAGTCATCATCTTTATCATGTTCTTAGGAAAAGTAGGACCGCTTACGCTTTTATTCTCTATAGCAAAACCTCAAAAGGAAAAAATCAAATATCCAAATGAAGACATTTTAACAGGATGAAAAAAGGGCTCCGCTATAAGCGGGGCCTTTACAAATTCGATAAGATAAGGGAAGCAAGCACACCAACGGAAGCGATAAAACCTACTACAGGCCCTCCCTCCTCAAAGGCTTCAGGCATCATGGTCGAAGCAACCATAGCAATGATTCCGCCTGCGGCAAAGGCGCCTATTCCCGCAATCACATCAGGGCCTGCCTGCTGCAGGAGCGTATATCCAAGAAATGAACTTAAAGAGGACAGCATAAGCACGATGAGCCACATGGTAAGGATTTTCTTTTTTGAGTAC is from Bacillus sp. FSL H8-0547 and encodes:
- a CDS encoding heavy metal translocating P-type ATPase, whose protein sequence is MSNLKETNFQITGMTCAACSNRIEKGLNKLEGVEQATVNLALEKASVTFDQGKTNSAAIQQKVEDLGYGVSLEKAEFTITGMTCAACSARIEKGLNKLEGVSKATVNLALETGSVEYSPSVITPQDMIRRVEKLGYGANVKAEKDNVDTVDRKQKEIVKQQRKFILSAILSIPLLWSMVGHFSFTSWMYVPELFMNPWFQLILATPVQFIIGGQFYIGAYKALKNKSANMDVLVALGTSAAYFYSLYLTIESIGHAGHMPELYFETSAVLITLILLGKLFEVKAKGRSSEAIKKLMGLQAKTARVIRNGTELEVPLEEVAAGDTVLIKPGEKVPVDGEIVEGNSAFDESMLTGESIPADKSPGDQVYGATINKNGFVKVKATKVGKDSALAQIIKVVEQAQTSKAPIQRLADQISGIFVPIVVGIAVLTFLIWILWVDQGNFAGALEKMIAVLVIACPCALGLATPTSIMAGSGRAAEAGILFKGGEHLETAHLVDTIVLDKTGTVTKGEPELTDVILYGERDEETVLKLIAAAENQSEHPLAQAIVAGAREKGVELAEASQFESVPGFGIKAEAGGHQVLVGTIRLMEKYGIDAQPALFEKERLEADGKTAMLAAIDGELAGLIAVADTIKKTSKAAVERLKQMGLNVIMMTGDNERTAQAIAKAAGIDHVIAEVLPEGKAEEVINLQKAGKKVAMVGDGINDAPALAAADTGMAIGTGTDIAMEAADITLMRGDLNSIADAIYMSKLTIRNIKQNLFWAFGYNTLGIPVAAAGLLAPWLAGAAMAFSSVSVVLNALRLQRAKL
- the copZ gene encoding copper chaperone CopZ; this translates as MENATLNVQGMSCNHCVKAVEGGVGELNGVTSVKVNLNEGTVAVEYNPEKVNLAAIKEAIDDQGYEVE
- a CDS encoding TrkH family potassium uptake protein encodes the protein MIRFNPSQLLVIVFAAGISLGSALLMLPISTHEPIRWIDAFFVATSAMTVTGLSPVDPGSTFTYTGQFIIAMLIQLGGLGIMSFGVLIYMVLGRKIGIKERLMMQTALNQTSIGGVINLVKYLFLFSLIIEFIAMIFLSFRWVPEFGWEKGLFYSFFHSISAFNNAGFALWPDNLMRYVGDPLINFVLSSLFIIGGIGFTVLIDIWRKRSFKKFSLHTKLMLVGTLIINTAAMFIIFFIEYSNPETLGNLSSGSKLLASYFQAVSPRTAGFNTLDMASLEDSTLFLMIILMFVGAGSASTGGGIKLTTAIIILFATFSFLRGRETLNIAKRSLHPKYIVKALAITVASLLFVITAVFILTVSEDLTFMEIVFEVVSAFGTVGLSMSVTPKLTDLGKQVIIFIMFLGKVGPLTLLFSIAKPQKEKIKYPNEDILTG
- a CDS encoding metal-sensitive transcriptional regulator, with protein sequence MVDHANEPESCHVPGSDRKSHHSETTKKNLVTRLNRIEGQIRGVKGLIDKDTYCDDVLTQIAAVQSALNSVSKILLEGHMKSCLVERIQDGDLEVIDEVLVTVKRLMK
- a CDS encoding response regulator transcription factor; this encodes MKKILLIDDEQLMLNLLELYLAPSGYSCVKTTDGNKAADLIANENPALVILDVMMPDKSGFDICREIRLFSDIPIIMVTARDQKADIVKGLRAGADDYLTKPFDESELLARIEAILRRTRNNSAIEFRGLKWDENKQEAVYQEKPIPFTPKEFQLAGLFLQNRNRVFDRDHLITAVWGYEADTDGRTVDSHVRHIRDKLRKTGFPVEEHLQTVWGAGYKWTDEKK
- a CDS encoding TrkA family potassium uptake protein produces the protein MGKQFAVFGLGRFGGSLVKEFHEMGIEVLAVDKDDEKVQYYSQYATLAVQANAIDETTLKQLGVRNVDHAFVSFGDDIEGSILTSLILKEMKIPQVWAKAQNDYHHKVLDKIGVDKVIHPERDMAKRIAHYIFSEKMVDYIELSKDYSMAELVATSKIHRKTLIDLDIRSRYGCNIVGIQREEEIIVSPPAEESIKTGDILLVIGRNKDISRFEEEGM